DNA sequence from the Methanofollis formosanus genome:
GAGTCAATGACGCCGCCGATGTTGGAGGTGTCCCAGCGGTACTCCCAGGTGTCGTCGGACTCGACCTGGCGGTGGACGTAGTTGCCCTGGCTCGCCCTGGCGGTGACGTCGTCAAGAGAGACGCCGTTCTCGTCGCCGAGGTTCGGGCCGGTCACGAAGAGGTAGACGTCCTTGCTGTCGGTGTTGGTACCGGAGAGCTTGATCTCCTCACCGAGGTAGTAGGTGCCTGCACCCTCAGCGGTGATGGTGACTTCACCCTCCTCGACCTTCACCTTGACATCGTCGTCCTTGGACGCATCGTCGGGGTCGACGATCTTGATGGTGAAGGAGCGGTCGTCAGTGCTGCTGTTGGTAGCGAACTCGATGGAACGGGTGCCACCAGCGGTGGTGGAGACGTTCGCGAAGGTGCCCGCGACCTTGGCCCTCTCACGGTTTGCCATGGCTGCCGCGTTGGCGTCCTTGCCGCCAACGAAGGTGTCGACAATAGTAACGCCGTTCTGACCCGACTTGAGGATCGGGTACTTGGCGGAGCTGATGGCCGCGTCCTTGATGTACACGAAGTACGTCTTCTTCGAGTCACCGCGGATGGTTATGGTGAAGGGGTTGTTCCTGATGACGTTCTCCTTGTTGGACTCGATGGAGACATCCACCGTACCGACGGTGAAGGTCGCTTCATTGGAGTCAGCAGCATAGTCGGAGAAACCAGCAGGGCTGTCCCAGACTGCCCGAACCGTGTAGGTGTCGGTGGTGAGGTCTCTGAGGTCGGCGTTGCCACCAACAAAGATCGTCGAGGCGTCAAGGTCGATCTTGTTGAGCTTCACGTCACCGATCTGGTAAAGGACGGCGCCGCCCGGAGTCTTCAACTCGATCTTGGCCTGGGCGAAATCAGCACCGTCGCGGTAGTTGGTACCGACCTTGCCGGAGCCGATCTTGAAGGCGATCTTGGTGTTCTGGGTCACAGTCTTGCCCGCAATGGAAGAAGACCTGTCGTTGTCCAGAACGACATCAAGGGTGAGCTTGGGTTCGCGGAGGTAGACCTTGGTGGTCGACTCCTGGGAGTCGCCCTCAGCGAAGTAGGTGCCGAAGTCGGTGGCATCATAGTCGTAGGTCGTCAGGTCAGTGATAATCCTGAAAGACCCATCGGCCTGCTTCGCAAGCTCAAACTGGTTAACCTGACCCTTTTCCGGGTTGTCTTCCTCGTACTTGGTCAGGAACTTAAGATCTTCTCCGAGCGCGGGATATACCGACGCGTTAAGTTCGGCGAAGTTGAGGTTGTTATTCTCCTCATACGCGAAGAAGGTGCCACCGGCGCCAATATTCCTCTCAGCGCTTGCCGGCATGACCAGCAGAGCTGCTGCAACGAGGAAGACGGCGGTGATCACCATCATCTTTGAAGTGCTCTTCATGCAATTCCTCCTTAATGTGAAACGTGGTGAGCACGACAACCCTACTTCGACAGGTGTCGAATTCGGATTCACCATGCCCAATACTCCGATTGCCGGAATATACGACATTATTAGGGTAACACTTAATATATCCTTTGTGGTCGACCCCGCATGATGGCGGGCGTCAGACGCACCAGAATTGCGCAAATTCAAATTTATTGGCGGATTTCAGGATTTCAGAGCGGCAACACCATGCCGCCCGGCGGCGTGCCGGGCATGACCGGGCCACAGAGGAAGAGGAGGGTGAAGGGACGTATCCGCTCTTCCCCTTCTCCTTCATTGTACGGATCTCGACCACCCCCCGCCGGTGAGAGCGCATGACCTCGTGGTTGAAGATGGTCGCCTGAAACCGGGGGGTAGCGAGGGTACAGAGATTACGGGAGTGATCGAGCGCACCCGGTCATCACTCAAATAATGAGGTCATCCCGAACCCCTCTGCCAGGATATGCGACTGGAAGAATTTTATGATGCACGCGTTGATCAGAAGTTTGTGCTGTCGCCTCCCGCTGATCTTCGTCCTGGGGGGTTCCGGGAGGTCTCACCCCGGCGGGAGAAAACAGTTTAGCATTCCTCATCCTCCAGGTGGGGCGGCACATCGGATCATCGCGCCCTCCCACAC
Encoded proteins:
- a CDS encoding MEMAR_RS02690 family S-layer glycoprotein, with the translated sequence MSYIPAIGVLGMVNPNSTPVEVGLSCSPRFTLRRNCMKSTSKMMVITAVFLVAAALLVMPASAERNIGAGGTFFAYEENNNLNFAELNASVYPALGEDLKFLTKYEEDNPEKGQVNQFELAKQADGSFRIITDLTTYDYDATDFGTYFAEGDSQESTTKVYLREPKLTLDVVLDNDRSSSIAGKTVTQNTKIAFKIGSGKVGTNYRDGADFAQAKIELKTPGGAVLYQIGDVKLNKIDLDASTIFVGGNADLRDLTTDTYTVRAVWDSPAGFSDYAADSNEATFTVGTVDVSIESNKENVIRNNPFTITIRGDSKKTYFVYIKDAAISSAKYPILKSGQNGVTIVDTFVGGKDANAAAMANRERAKVAGTFANVSTTAGGTRSIEFATNSSTDDRSFTIKIVDPDDASKDDDVKVKVEEGEVTITAEGAGTYYLGEEIKLSGTNTDSKDVYLFVTGPNLGDENGVSLDDVTARASQGNYVHRQVESDDTWEYRWDTSNIGGVIDSGTYTVYAVSADVDDDGFNVDKKNLKGVKYQTIGVYLKKPFLTLDDVASRVARGDELKVTGVAEGNPDNVKVWIFGKNYRDLGVSETVEDDGTFEYTLERDTTEDLATGQYFLVVQHPMTDGVFNVRPATQAEIDDAVAAGRLSNPTQYVIRDATGNLIDLGKLPASEAATALIDALNSPNCDDTYAKVSFQIEEAFIGINAIGDQSIGTKFTISGTTNLAVGNDLNIDVSGASFKPTEKTQASGFSAASGQVKVEAGDDYNKWSYEVDAADFKADQYTVSVESVDADVSTSATFNVLEGPVTPTETVTPVEPTTTAPVQTTTTAPVEPTATPTPGFGALVALIGLGAVAFLVMRRH